The genomic window ATTTCGCCAAGGCGCATGCCCGCGCGCTCGCGGCCGAGGGCGTGGCCGTGGTGGACAATTCCTCCGCGCTGCGCCTGGAAGCCGATGTGCCGCTGGTGGTGCCGGAGGTGAACGGCCACGCCATCGGCGACCACCGCCTCATCGCCAACCCCAACTGCACCACGGCCATCCTGGTGGTGGCGCTGGAGCCGCTGCGCCAGGCCTTCGGGCTGAAGCGCGTCATCGTCTCCACCTACCAGGCGGCCTCGGGCGCCGGGGCGGAGGGGATGGTGGAACTGGAGCGGGAGACCCGCCGCGTGCTGGTCGAGGGCCAGCCCGCCCAGGCCGAGGTCTTCGCCCACCCCCTCGCCTTCAACGTGATCCCGCACATCGACAGCTTCCAGCCCAATGGCTACACGCGGGAGGAGATGAAGGTGGCCTGGGAAAGCCGGAAGATCATGGCCATGCCGGAGCTGCTGATCTCCTGCACCGCCGTCCGCATCCCGACCATGCGCGTCCATGCCGAGGCCGTGACCATCGAGACCGAGCGTCCCGTGACGCCCGAGGCCGCCCGCGCGGTCCTGGCCAAGGCGCCGGGCGTGCGGCTGATGGATGATGTGGGCGCGAAGCTCTACCCCATGCCTCTGACGGCCACCGGCGCCGATGATGTGGAGGCCGGCCGCATCCGTGCCAATGACGTGTTCGGGGACCGGGGCCTCGACCTGTTTCTCTGCGGCGACCAACTGCTGAAGGGCGCCGCGCTGAACGCCGTGCAGATCGCCGAGCGGATGAAGCTGCCGGTGCCGGCGTGATGAAAAGGGGGGGCGGGATGACCGCCCCTCATCCCGCCATCTTGCGGGCCGCGTAGCGGGTCAGCAGCGGGCCGAACAGGCAGGTCAGGAAGATCACGATGATGATGGCGTCGGCGGTGACGGCGTCGATCAGGTCCATCTCCATGCCGATCACGACCACGGCGAGCGTGGCCGCCGCCTGCGGGAAGGAGAGGCTCGCCATGGCCAGTCCCTCGATCCGCGAGTAGCCGAAGAGACGCGCGGCGATTGCGGCCGCCAGGGATTTCGACAGCACGATCACCGCGACCAGCGCCAGGGCGAAGAGCCAGGTCGTGACCGACTCCAGCGCGTCCAGCCGCAGCCGCATGCCCGTCTCCACGAAGAAGAAGGGGACGAAGAGCATGCGGCCCACGAATTCGAGGTTTTCCTTCAGCTCCTCGCGCCGGTGCAGGGCGCGGTTCAGGCAGAGGCCGGCCAGGAAGGCGCCCAGGATGTCCTCCGTGCCGATCGCCTCCGCCGCCACGGCCAGCAGCAGCAGGACGGCCAGCAGGAACAGCGCCTTTTCGGCCGCGGTGTGCTTCTCTGCCGCCAGTATCAGCCGCGCCAGGCGCGGAATCAGCAGCAGGGCCGCAGCCGACAGCGCGGCGAGCGCCGCGACCGGTACCAGCCAGGTCCAGCCGCCCTCGCCCCCCGCGATGCGGATGACGGCGACCAGCACGAGCAGGGAGAGCGTGTCGGTCAGCAGGGTGCCGCCGGTTGCGGCCACGATGGGGCGGCGGCCCGCCAGCCCCATCCGGCTGATCATCGGGTAGGCGACCAGGGTATGGGAGGCGAGGGCCGCGCCCAGCAGCAGCGCGCCCGGCAGCCCCAGGCCGAAGACCAGCCCCGCGCCGAAGGCGGGCGCGAAGGAGAGCACGAAGGCCAGCGTTCCGAAGCCCAGCGCCTCCCGCTTGCGTTCCCGCACCAGGTCGAGGTCGATCTCCACCCCGGCCAGGAACATGATGTAGAGCAGGCCGATGGAGCCAAACAGCTCCACCACCGGCCCTTCCGGCAGCACGCCCGCCCCACCCGGCCCGATGGCCATGCCCAGGAGGATCAGCCCGATCAGGCCCGGAACGCGCGTGCGTTCGAAGAGCAGCTGCACCACCAGCGCCGCGGTGATCACCACGGCGAATTGGAGAATGACATCCTCGATCGGAAGCTCAGCCAGCATGGCGCTGACCTGACTTGAACCGGCGCATGCACCCCTCCTGGACTGGCGGGAACGCAACGCGCCAGCGGCGCGCGGGGTTACAGCCGCGTCAGATCAGGCAGGCTTCGCGCAGCGCCGCCTTCAGGGCGGGCGGCAGGTCATCGGAGATGGCGGCCGCCTCGGTGATGTCCGCGGGCGCGGCCTCGGCGTCGAGGTAGCGCCAGCCCTGGAAGGGCTTCATCGGCCTTGCGGCGACGGGGATCAGTTCCGGGTGCAGCACCAGCCCCGCGCAGGCGGTGCCGTCATCCCACCGGTCCTCGATGATGTCGAGAAGGCGCTGCCGCACCTGGATATAGCCGCCGATGACCCAATAGATGCTGCCGCCGTCGAGCAGCTCGTCGCGGCGCTTGGGCGCCATGCGCGTCTGGTGGCGCAGCGGCGGGGCGGCGGTGGCGCGCAGGGCCTGGATGGCGCGCAGATGCGCCACGTCCCGCACGCCGACCGAGAGTTTCAGGAGGTGCACCATCCCTCCTGAATGTGGCGCCCGACCGGAGTCGGGCAAGCCCTTACCTCAGCCCTGGCGCTCCACCATCAACTGCTTGATCTTGCCGATCGCCTCGGCCGGGTTCAGCCCCTTCGGGCAGGTCCGGGTGCAGTTCATGATGGTGTGGCAGCGGTAGAGGCGGAACGGGTCTTCGAGGTTGTCCAGGCGCTCGCCCGT from Roseococcus microcysteis includes these protein-coding regions:
- a CDS encoding aspartate-semialdehyde dehydrogenase; its protein translation is MRVGVIGATGAVGKELVDVLARRRFPVTQLSLFASARSAGTTQKTPFGDVTIEEFSMERARKLDLALLAVSGDFAKAHARALAAEGVAVVDNSSALRLEADVPLVVPEVNGHAIGDHRLIANPNCTTAILVVALEPLRQAFGLKRVIVSTYQAASGAGAEGMVELERETRRVLVEGQPAQAEVFAHPLAFNVIPHIDSFQPNGYTREEMKVAWESRKIMAMPELLISCTAVRIPTMRVHAEAVTIETERPVTPEAARAVLAKAPGVRLMDDVGAKLYPMPLTATGADDVEAGRIRANDVFGDRGLDLFLCGDQLLKGAALNAVQIAERMKLPVPA
- a CDS encoding cation:proton antiporter; protein product: MLAELPIEDVILQFAVVITAALVVQLLFERTRVPGLIGLILLGMAIGPGGAGVLPEGPVVELFGSIGLLYIMFLAGVEIDLDLVRERKREALGFGTLAFVLSFAPAFGAGLVFGLGLPGALLLGAALASHTLVAYPMISRMGLAGRRPIVAATGGTLLTDTLSLLVLVAVIRIAGGEGGWTWLVPVAALAALSAAALLLIPRLARLILAAEKHTAAEKALFLLAVLLLLAVAAEAIGTEDILGAFLAGLCLNRALHRREELKENLEFVGRMLFVPFFFVETGMRLRLDALESVTTWLFALALVAVIVLSKSLAAAIAARLFGYSRIEGLAMASLSFPQAAATLAVVVIGMEMDLIDAVTADAIIIVIFLTCLFGPLLTRYAARKMAG
- a CDS encoding DUF1489 family protein, with product MVHLLKLSVGVRDVAHLRAIQALRATAAPPLRHQTRMAPKRRDELLDGGSIYWVIGGYIQVRQRLLDIIEDRWDDGTACAGLVLHPELIPVAARPMKPFQGWRYLDAEAAPADITEAAAISDDLPPALKAALREACLI